One genomic window of Meleagris gallopavo isolate NT-WF06-2002-E0010 breed Aviagen turkey brand Nicholas breeding stock chromosome 22, Turkey_5.1, whole genome shotgun sequence includes the following:
- the IFT52 gene encoding intraflagellar transport protein 52 homolog isoform X3, producing MAALGSCHMFSDQYLDKEENAKIMDVLFQWLTTSDIHLNQMDMEDPEISDYTLLPDTAALSEQLRVCLQEGDENPRDFTKLFDTSLYQLDTTALPSVIKAYEQLNVKHEPLQLIQPQFETPLPVLQPAVFPPAFRELPPPPLELFDLDETFSSEKARLAEITNKCTDDDLEFYVRKCGDILGVTSKLPKEKQDAKHILEHIFFQVVEFKKLNQEHDTDTSEAGFQNGN from the exons ATGGCAGCACTGGGATCTTGCCACATGTTCAGTGATCAGTATTtagataaagaagaaaatgctaagATCATG gaTGTACTTTTCCAGTGGCTCACAACATCAGATATTCATTTAAACCAGATGGACATGGAAGACCCTGAG ATTTCAGACTACACCTTGCTCCCAGACACAGCTGCACTGTCTGAGCAACTGCGGGTCTGCCTGCAAGAAGGAGATGAGAACCCAAGAgacttcacaaagctgtttgaTACATCCCTGTATCAGCTGGACACAACCGCCCTCCCTTCAGTTATCAA AGCTTATGAGCAGTTGAATGTGAAGCATGAACCTCTCCAACTCATTCAGCCTCAATTTGAGACTCCGCTACCTGTCTTGCAGCCAGCT GTTTTTCcacctgctttcagagaatTGCCCCCTCCTCCTCTGGAGCTGTTTGACTTGGATGAAACATTTTCCTCTGAGAAAGCTCGTCTTGCAGAGATTACAAACAAAT GTACTGATGATGACCTGGAGTTTTATGTACGAAAGTGTGGTGATATCCTAGGAGTAACAAGTAAACTCCCAAAGGAGAAGCAGGATGCCAAACATATTCTGGAGCACATCTTCTTCCAAGTGGTTGAATTTAAGAAACTGAATCAG GAACATGATACTGACACAAGTGAAGCTGGATTCCAGAATGGTAACTGA